GACACCACGGAATCGGCTTTGCAGGATTTTATGGGTTGCACCAAAGGCCCTTTGATCATCGGCGGCAGCACCATCCCGGCCGGATATGTGCTGCCCGGACTGATGGGGCCTTTTTTCAAAGCATTTCCGGATGTATCGGTCCGCCTTGTCAGCGGTGATACCCATCAAATTATCGAAGATGTCAAAAACGGCCGGGTGGACTTAGGCGTGGTGGGGGCTCGAACCCGGGATACGGCCATTGCCCAGGAAACGCTTCTGGCGGACGAAATGAAACTCATCATACCGGCGGATCATTCATGGGCCCACCGGTCTGCCATCGATTTTTGTGAACTGGCCGACGAACCTTTCATCGCCAGAGAACCCGGTTCCGGTACCTGGCAATCCATCAGTAAAACCATCACCGAGGCGGGGTTTGACCCCAAACAACTGAACGTCAAAATGACCATGGGATCCAGCATTTCCGTGATTCAGGGGATTGTCAACAAGGTGGGAATTTCCATTCTTTCCACGGCAGCCGTGGCAGACGATATTGCCGCAGGGCGGCTGGCAGCGCTTTCAGTGAACAATCTGCCGCTGAACCGGTTTTTCTACCTGACTCTGGCAAAAAATCGGACCCAATCCCCTGTCTGCCAAAAATTCATCACTTTTGCCAAACAACAATTATCAAAAACCTGATCCATATGGAATCACTTTGGAAATTCACCCGGGAAAAAGGTCATTGACAACCCTTTATTTTTCTGAGAAGCTTTTCCGCGATATGTTTTGGTTGGATGAGGATCAGAACTCAATCTTTTAGACACAGGATTACGCCATGATAATAGGTTTGGATGTTGGCGGCACTCACACATATGCGGTTCTTTTGAGCAACCAGGGTGTTGAAAAAAGTGTCAAGGTTACCACAAACCATGCGGATCTTTTCAGTACGGTTCTTTCGGGGTTCACTCAGCTGCTTGAATCCATTGATCCCTCTCAGATTGAGCGTGCGGTCATTTCCACCACCTTGACCACCAACGCCATCATCCAGCAGACCATGGAGCCGGTGGGGATGATTGTGTCGGCCGGTCCCGGCATTGATCCGGAATTTTTCCGCACGGGAGAGCATTATTATGCCGTGTCCGGATCCATCAACCACCGGGGACGGGAAAAAGCTTCGGTCAATGAGATGCAGATTCAGGATATCGCCAAAAAAATGGTGGATGCCGGGATTGAATATGTGGGCGTGGTCAGTAAATTCTGCGTCAGAAACCCGTCCCATGAAATTCTGATCAAACGGATGCTCAACAAATATTTTAAAAAAATCTTTTTAGGCCACCATGTATCCGGCAACCTGAACTTTCCCCGGCGGATCGCCACCACCCATCTGAACGCTGCCGTGTTTTCCCTTCATAAATCGTTTTTCGAGGCCGTGAAAAAAAGTCTGACTGAAAAAGGGTTGACCGTTCCCATCCAGATTTTAAAAGCGGATGGGGGCACCATGAGCCTGGAGGCATCCATGCACTTTCCCGGACAA
Above is a window of Desulfotignum balticum DSM 7044 DNA encoding:
- a CDS encoding selenium metabolism-associated LysR family transcriptional regulator; this translates as MDLWQLKIFVTVVKEQSFSKASDIIHLSQPTVSSHIKELEKYFQCRLLDRLGKRTEPTRAGWILFDHAQKMLALKDTTESALQDFMGCTKGPLIIGGSTIPAGYVLPGLMGPFFKAFPDVSVRLVSGDTHQIIEDVKNGRVDLGVVGARTRDTAIAQETLLADEMKLIIPADHSWAHRSAIDFCELADEPFIAREPGSGTWQSISKTITEAGFDPKQLNVKMTMGSSISVIQGIVNKVGISILSTAAVADDIAAGRLAALSVNNLPLNRFFYLTLAKNRTQSPVCQKFITFAKQQLSKT